In one window of Littorina saxatilis isolate snail1 linkage group LG11, US_GU_Lsax_2.0, whole genome shotgun sequence DNA:
- the LOC138980837 gene encoding uncharacterized protein: MGTKMGPSYACLFMGHLEHLILQSYSGPVPELYKRFIDDGLGATSLSEPLLLDFIHFIQAFHPSIKFTFNISSSSVVFLDISISILHGRFTTSVFYKETDAHSYLDFNSSHHPANKSSIPFSQFLRLRRLCSEDDDFHQQSVLMTSFFLARNYPDALVRDALLRVTQVCRESALSPTPSRDSDRPVVSLLFHPHNMPVSRILKSNWHILQGSDSVGSIFAQKPLCAFRKDRSVRDLLVRSRLRSPTNPTAPGTFPCSKRNCKSCPFLHPDTCLQGPRGSFTVKRTFDCQSHNVVYAIVCLSCRQIYIGETARTLEVRFSEHLADIRHSRNRPVSLHFTAAGHSLDHVRVMALWQVRGDSFERKLRESHIISSLGTTCPDGINIRR, from the coding sequence ATGGGTACGAAGATGGGACCCAGTTATGCATGTCTTTTCATGGGTCATCTTGAGCACCTCATTCTACAGTCTTATTCTGGCCCAGTTCCAGAGCTGTACAAGAGGTTCATCGACGATGGTTTGGGTGCCACTTCTCTGTCTGAACCCCTCCTTCTCGATTTCATTCACTTCATCCAAGCATTCCATCCCAGCATCAAGTTCACATTCAACATCTCTTCCTCATCTGTGGTCTTTCTTGACATCTCCATCTCCATCTTGCATGGTCGCTTCACCACCTCTGTCTTCTACAAAGAAACTGACGCTCATTCATACCTTGATTTCAACTCTTCTCATCATCCTGCCAACAAAAGCAGCATTCCTTTCTCTCAATTCCTTCGTCTTCGGAGGCTCTGCTCTGAAGACGACGACTTCCACCAACAGTCTGTCTTGATGACGTCTTTCTTTTTGGCCCGCAACTACCCTGATGCACTCGTCCGTGACGCCCTTCTGCGTGTTACCCAGGTCTGTCGAGAGTCCGCCCTCAGTCCTACACCATCTAGGGACAGTGACAGACCCGTCGTTTCCCTACTGTTTCATCCCCACAACATGCCAGTAAGCAGAATCCTGAAATCAAACTGGCACATCCTTCAAGGAAGTGACTCTGTTGGTTCGATCTTTGCTCAAAAACCACTCTGTGCTTTCAGAAAAGACCGCAGCGTTCGCGACCTCTTGGTGAGATCCCGTCTTCGCAGTCCCACCAACCCCACAGCCCCTGGGACATTTCCTTGTTCCAAACGAAATTGCAAATCTTGTCCCTTCCTCCACCCTGACACCTGCCTCCAAGGCCCTCGTGGCTCCTTCACGGTCAAGAGAACGTTTGACTGTCAAAGTCACAACGTTGTCTATGCGATCGTCTGCCTCTCTTGTCGCCAGATTTATATCGGAGAAACCGCGCGCACCCTTGAGGTGCGTTTCTCCGAGCATCTGGCCGACATCCGTCATTCCCGCAATAGGCCAGTATCCCTTCATTTCACCGCCGCTGGTCACTCACTTGATCATGTCAGAGTCATGGCTCTGTGGCAAGTACGTGGCGACTCCTTCGAGCGCAAACTCAGGGAGTCCCACATCATTTCATCCCTCGGCACTACCTGCCCCGATGGAATTAACATTCGCCGTTAA